One region of Mycobacterium riyadhense genomic DNA includes:
- a CDS encoding class I SAM-dependent methyltransferase, which yields MSIETANRPGLTPVSRTAFYCCGMRAVDARSARSICADIYADDLLTDEGRAIFAMFHGSARQNVSTVVRSRIFQDEIAAHLKADPDLQIVNIGAGFDSRAFRIAGGRWFEIDEPAIIEHKNARLPERDCPNPLQRIAVEFDNDELVTALRVCDPGANTLIVMEGVFMYLKRVQVIELLQALREALPTHTLICDLMNRTFFEKHMGKAYEAITALGSEFKLREPQPEYLFLGNGYQHNGDPISIVGRARDFGVLWVPGLLFRTILKSVRDGYCVHSFRTAL from the coding sequence GTGAGCATTGAAACCGCAAACAGACCAGGCTTGACCCCCGTATCGAGGACCGCCTTCTACTGCTGTGGCATGCGCGCCGTAGACGCGCGGTCGGCGCGATCGATATGCGCCGACATCTACGCCGACGATCTCTTGACTGACGAAGGTCGGGCAATCTTTGCGATGTTCCACGGTTCGGCCCGACAAAACGTCAGCACCGTGGTGCGGTCGCGGATCTTTCAGGATGAGATCGCTGCGCATCTGAAGGCAGATCCGGATCTGCAGATCGTCAACATTGGTGCCGGCTTCGACAGCCGCGCATTTCGGATCGCTGGCGGCCGCTGGTTTGAGATCGATGAACCAGCGATCATCGAGCACAAAAATGCTCGGCTGCCGGAGCGGGACTGCCCCAATCCCTTGCAGCGCATCGCTGTGGAGTTCGACAACGACGAACTGGTCACCGCGTTGCGTGTCTGCGATCCTGGCGCGAACACCTTGATAGTGATGGAAGGGGTGTTTATGTATCTAAAACGCGTGCAAGTAATCGAATTGCTGCAAGCGCTGCGCGAAGCGCTGCCGACGCACACCCTGATCTGCGACCTGATGAACAGAACGTTCTTTGAAAAGCACATGGGCAAGGCTTACGAAGCCATCACCGCCCTCGGCAGTGAATTCAAATTGCGTGAGCCTCAGCCTGAATACTTGTTTCTTGGCAACGGCTATCAGCACAACGGCGATCCGATCTCGATCGTGGGCCGCGCACGCGACTTCGGTGTGCTCTGGGTGCCTGGACTGTTGTTCAGGACCATTCTCAAGAGTGTGCGAGATGGCTACTGCGTGCACAGTTTTCGAACGGCACTCTAG